The stretch of DNA CAGCTCACACCGACCTTCCGCCGGATCACCTTCGGTGGCTACTCGCTCCGGGACTTCGGCGTGCATGGCAACACCCTGGACCTGCGGATCAAACTCATGATCCCGTCTCTGGCCAAAGATGGCCACCCCCTCCCGCTGCCCGAATTCCGGACGGAACAGGCGGGCTGGTACCAGGACTGGCTGGGCCAGGACCCGTCCGTCCGGGGTTCCATGCGCACCTATACGGTCCGCCGGGAGCGCCTTGACGCCGTCTACCCGGAAATAGACGTCGATTTCGCACTGCACGGTGACCATACCGGCCACGGCGGCCCGGCGGCGGACTGGGCCCTGCGGGCCAGCCCGGGGGATACCCTCAAGCTGATCGGGCCCAACAACAGGGCGGCGCACTGTGTGACCGCGGAACAGTACTCAGGCATCGAATGGCGGCCCGGCCTGGCCCAGCGCGTACTGCTGGCCGGCGATGAGACGGCCGTCCCGGCCATCAGCGCAATCCTGGAAAGCCTTCCGCCCTACATGAGCGGGCAGGCCATCCTCGAGGTCCCGGAAAGCGGTGACTTCCAGGACGTGATGACAGCGGCCGACGTCGAGATCAGCTGGCTTGCACGTTCCACCGCGGCCGGTGGCCCGGTTCCCCACGGCCGGCTGCTGCAGGAAGCGGTCCGCGCCGCGGTGCCGCTCCCCGGCTGGGTAGGCAGGAAGACGACGGAGCGGGTGGCCGGACCGGAGCCCGAGGACGTCGACGTGGACCAGCACGTCCTCTGGGAGACGCCGGCCCGGATGGACACCGCGGCCATCGCGGCCGGCAGAAACCCGGACACACCTGCCGGCGTTGCGCCGTTCTATGCCTGGATAGCGGGCGAAGCAGGCGTCATCAAGGAGATGCGCCGCTACCTGGTCCGGGATGTGGGAATCGACCGGAAACAGGTGGCGTTCATGGGGTACTGGCGCCAGGGCAAGGCCGAGCTGTGACGCCGCAGCTCCCGTATATATGGTCGCGGGAAGCTGGTGCGGGCGGGCTGGAGAGCCGGCAACGGCCCGCGGGCAGGCTAGCTGTCCAGCAGGTTCTCGAAGCCCGGCGCCACCCTGTTGGCGTGGAACTCCATGACCTCGAAGTCGGCCACTCCGTTGACGTAGAAGGGGTCCTTGGCAAGCGAGGCGTCCAGGACCGCCCGGTCCGCATTGGAAAGCAGCAGCCCTCCGGTGCGCGGGATCTTCCGCCCCGCCACCATAAAGACGCCCTCATCGAAGGCCGCCTGCAACCACGTGACGTGGGCGGGAAGATGGAATTCAACGATCTCTTCGGGGACTTTATAGCTCAGGGAGACGACGTACATACGGCCAGCCTACCGCCTGGTCCGCGGCACGCTTCGGGCCGTCTACGTCGTCGGGGAACGGGTTGAACGGTCAAGCAACAGTGCCTTCTAGAATGGACTCATGACCGAACCGCGCTGGCTGAACGCCGACGAACGCCGTGCCTGGCTGGCCCAGCTCAGCATCAATACGCTGCTGCCCGCAGCCCTGGACACGCAGCTGCACGGTGCAGGCAAGCTTTCCCTGTTTGATTACAACGTGCTGGCGATGCTGTCCGAGGCCGACGACCGGTTCCTGCCGATGAGTGAGCTGGCAGCGCGCACCAGTGCCTCCCTGTCTCGGCTCTCGCATGTGGTGACGAAGCTGCAAAACCGCGGCTGGGTGGAACGGCGCCCGCACCCCGGGGACGCCCGGGTCACTACGGCACATCTCACGGAGACCGGCATGGCCACCATCGAGCACCTCGCGCCCGGGCATGTGGAGGCGGTCCGTTCGCTGTTCCTTGATGCGCTCAGCGAGGACGACGTCGCGGATCTGGCCCGGATCGGTGAGAAAATCGTGGCCCGCCTCGACGACGACCATTGGATCCTGCGCGAAAGCATTTAGCAGGACGCTGCACAGAGCTACCGGACACGGCGCTACCGGACACGGCGGCGCCGCGGCCCGCGGCCTTCCGGCCCTTCTTTGTTTGCTTGGGGCAACTGCTGGCAGACTAGCTCCATGGATTTCACGTCCCGCTACGTAGCCCTCGGAGACTCCTTTACGGAAGGCGTCGGCGACGACGACTCTATGCGGCCCAACGGCGTCCGGGGATGGGCGGACCGG from Arthrobacter sp. B3I9 encodes:
- a CDS encoding siderophore-interacting protein; this translates as MTATNSPLRTIHARASAAEPMTMAFEVQVTAVQQLTPTFRRITFGGYSLRDFGVHGNTLDLRIKLMIPSLAKDGHPLPLPEFRTEQAGWYQDWLGQDPSVRGSMRTYTVRRERLDAVYPEIDVDFALHGDHTGHGGPAADWALRASPGDTLKLIGPNNRAAHCVTAEQYSGIEWRPGLAQRVLLAGDETAVPAISAILESLPPYMSGQAILEVPESGDFQDVMTAADVEISWLARSTAAGGPVPHGRLLQEAVRAAVPLPGWVGRKTTERVAGPEPEDVDVDQHVLWETPARMDTAAIAAGRNPDTPAGVAPFYAWIAGEAGVIKEMRRYLVRDVGIDRKQVAFMGYWRQGKAEL
- a CDS encoding YciI family protein → MYVVSLSYKVPEEIVEFHLPAHVTWLQAAFDEGVFMVAGRKIPRTGGLLLSNADRAVLDASLAKDPFYVNGVADFEVMEFHANRVAPGFENLLDS
- a CDS encoding MarR family winged helix-turn-helix transcriptional regulator; the protein is MTEPRWLNADERRAWLAQLSINTLLPAALDTQLHGAGKLSLFDYNVLAMLSEADDRFLPMSELAARTSASLSRLSHVVTKLQNRGWVERRPHPGDARVTTAHLTETGMATIEHLAPGHVEAVRSLFLDALSEDDVADLARIGEKIVARLDDDHWILRESI